In the Arthrobacter sp. CDRTa11 genome, GCCCTGCGGATCGAAGTCAACGAGGAACTGGACGTGTTGGAGCGAGCTGTACCCGCCGCGGTGGATGCCATAGCCCTGGGCGGACGCATAGTGGTGATGTCCTACCACTCGCTTGAGGACAAGATCGTCAAGAGTGTGTTCCAGGCCCGCTCCAAATCCTCTGCGCCCCTCGGATTCCCCGTGGAACTTGAAGAACACAAGGCCGAACTGAAAACCCTGACTAAAGGCACCGAGGTGCCCACCGCCGTCGAGATCGCCGAAAATCCGCGGGCAGCTTCCGCCAGGCTGCGCGCAGTGGAACGAATCAGAGCCAGGAGAGCAGCATGAGCACCGCCGCCGTCAAGAACTTGCCGCTCGTCTCAGGCAGCTCTGCTCGGGCCCTTGGCACCAATCCGGCAGGAGCCCCCGGCGATGGCCGGAAGGTCCGCACGCCCCTGTCCGTGGTGCGCTCCGCACCCAGGAAGCGCCGCGCGCCCTTTGTGGTGATGTGCTTTGCCCTGCTCGCCGTCGCCCTGGTGGCGGTCCTGGTGCTGAATATCTCGGTTTCCACCGCGCAGTATCAGCTCGTGGAACTTCGGAGCAAGCAGAGCACCCTCACCAAGCAGAACCAGGATCTGGCCCAGCAGGTCCAGAACTTCCAGGCTCCGCAGAACCTGGCTGCGAAGGCGTCCGACTTGGGCATGGTTGCTTCCACTGTCAAAGGCCAGATCGATCTTTCCACACTTGCCGTTTCCGGGAAGGCAACTCCTGCCGTGAAGGGTGATGCCGCCGCAGGTGCCGTCATCCCGGCTCCGGCAGTTGCAGGCGTGATGACTGTTGTGCCGCCGGCAAGCACCGGCGAACCACTCGCCAGCCGCAAGCCGGCCGAGGGCGCCGCGCCTCCAGCGGCCCCGGCGGAACCGCAGGCTCCGCCGGCAGCAGCGCCCGCCCCCGCAGCTCAGGCAGCTGCTCCGGCCGTGGAACTTCACGGTGGTTCCGTGCCGGCTCCCCAGCAGAAGGCGCCGGGCCGTAACTGACAGGATCGATCAGCAGCAGGGCGAACAGCAAGGAACTAAGGGTGGCGCAAAGGACCGGCAAGGCGACGAGCGGCAAGGTGCCTAACGCCAGGCGGCGATTGCGGCTGGGCCTGGGGATCATGCTGACGCTCCTGCTGGTGGTGGGTGGAAAACTTTTCCTGGTCCAGGGCCTGGACGTCGGGGGAATGGCCGAGGCCGCACTGGACAAGCGAATGCGGGCAACAGTCCTTCCGGCTGAACGTGGCAGCATCCTTGACTCCGGCGGCACAGTCCTCGCCAACAGTGTCATCCGCTACAACGTGGTGGTGGACCAGACGGTGAACACTAAAACGGAGAAGTTCAAGCGCCTCGTTGAAGGCCAGGACAAACTGGAGGACGTCACCCGCGATCAAGCCATCAAGGAATTGGCCGCCGTCCTGGGGATGGACATCGACGAACTCAGGAATGCCGTGACGGGCGACTCGAAGTATCACATCATCGCCAAAGACCTTAAGCCCGACATGGAAGACGTGGTTTCAAAGCTTCAGGTACCGGGCATCGTTACTGAAGGCGTCAGCAAACGCGTCTACCCGAATGGCTCCGTTGCAGGCGGGATTATCGGCTTCCTCCAGGACGGCTCCACGGGCCAGGCTGGAATTGAGCAGACCCAGGATGAAATCCTGAGGGGGACGGACGGCAAGCGGCTCTTCGAAATCGGAGCGGACGGTCTCCGGATCCCCGTGGGCGTCGATGAACTGACGCCGCCGCAGGACGGTAAAGACGTCAAGCTCACCCTTAATTCCGACCTCCAGTATTTTGCCCAGCAGGCCATCCAAAGCCAGTCGGACAAGCTGGGAGCTGAATGGGGTGTCATCATCGTGATGGATGCCAAGACGGGCGACCTCATCGCCATGGCCGACACGAATTCCCCGGATCCCAACGATCCCGGCAGGGTCGCTGCGAAGGACAGGGGCGTGCGGTCAGTGACGGCAGCCTACGAACCGGGGTCGGTGGAGAAAATGATTACCGCCGCAGCACTGATCGAGGAAGGAAAGTCCAGTCCCCTGGACACCTTTACCCTCCCGCCGTCCTACACGGTGGATGGCCAGACCTTCAGTGATTCGTTTGCGCACGGGACCGAGGAGCGGACTCTGGCCGGCATCCTCGGCTGGTCAATGAACACCGGAACGGTGATGGCCGGGCAGCGCCTGACCAAGGATCAGCGCCACGACTGGCTGCAGAAGTTCGGTATCGGCGAGGCGCCTGATATCGGGCTGCCAGCCACAGCTTCGGGAATTCTGACGCCTGCGGACCAGTGGGATGGCCGGCAGGAGTACACGGTCCTGTTCGGACAGGGTGTGTCACAATCCACGCTCCAGACGGTGCGCGCGTTCCAGGCGGTGGCCAACAACGGCGTCATGCTCCAGCCGCGCCTTATTGACGCTTACGTAGCCCCGGACGGTACTGAGGAAAAGGTGGAGCCGAAGCCGTCCCGGCAGGTGGTGTCGGACAACACTGCACAGCAGGTCCAGGACATCCTCGAAAGTGCCGTTACGGAAGGCCAGATCAAGGACGCCGCCATTGACGGTTACCGCGTAGGCGCCAAGACCGGAACGTCTGAATCACCGTGCGACGACGGCAAATCCGGTTTCTGCGGTTACACCGCCTCGATCGTGGGCATGGCACCCATGGATGATCCTCGGTTTATTGTGGAGGTGGTACTGCAGCGGCCCAAGGGCAGCATCTACGGCATCACGCAGGGTCCTGTCTTCCGCTCGGTCATGAGCCAGGCGCTGCGGAGCTACAACGTTCAGCCGTCCACAGGTGAACCCGCCAGGCTGCCGCAGTACGCAAAATAGCGGCAGCAGCCAGCAGTACCCAGCAGCGCCCGCGAACGAAGCAATTCGCCGCGGGCATGATCCACTAGCACCATCGGAGATCCCTTGTCAGAGCACCATGTACCCGGCCCCGACCCTGCCCAGGCCGGGGGATCGGCCAACGGCCGCTTCCGCCC is a window encoding:
- a CDS encoding peptidoglycan D,D-transpeptidase FtsI family protein, which gives rise to MAQRTGKATSGKVPNARRRLRLGLGIMLTLLLVVGGKLFLVQGLDVGGMAEAALDKRMRATVLPAERGSILDSGGTVLANSVIRYNVVVDQTVNTKTEKFKRLVEGQDKLEDVTRDQAIKELAAVLGMDIDELRNAVTGDSKYHIIAKDLKPDMEDVVSKLQVPGIVTEGVSKRVYPNGSVAGGIIGFLQDGSTGQAGIEQTQDEILRGTDGKRLFEIGADGLRIPVGVDELTPPQDGKDVKLTLNSDLQYFAQQAIQSQSDKLGAEWGVIIVMDAKTGDLIAMADTNSPDPNDPGRVAAKDRGVRSVTAAYEPGSVEKMITAAALIEEGKSSPLDTFTLPPSYTVDGQTFSDSFAHGTEERTLAGILGWSMNTGTVMAGQRLTKDQRHDWLQKFGIGEAPDIGLPATASGILTPADQWDGRQEYTVLFGQGVSQSTLQTVRAFQAVANNGVMLQPRLIDAYVAPDGTEEKVEPKPSRQVVSDNTAQQVQDILESAVTEGQIKDAAIDGYRVGAKTGTSESPCDDGKSGFCGYTASIVGMAPMDDPRFIVEVVLQRPKGSIYGITQGPVFRSVMSQALRSYNVQPSTGEPARLPQYAK